A single Curtobacterium sp. MCJR17_020 DNA region contains:
- the valS gene encoding valine--tRNA ligase encodes MTKPMPEKPSVDGLEQVWGPVWEQDGTYRFDRDAAGHRDAVYSIDTPPPTASGSLHIGHVFSYTHTDLKARFERMRGKHVFYPMGWDDNGLPTERRVQNYYGVRCDPTLPYDPDFTPPFEGGDGKSSKAADQLPISRRNFIALCDQLTVQDEQQFEELFRTLGLSVDWTQSYRTIDDTSRASAQRAFLRNLERGEAYQADAPTLWDVTFRTAVAQAELEDKEMPGAYHGIAFHRADGGDDVVIQTTRPELLPACVALVAHPDDERFQDLFGTTVRSPLFDVEVPVLAHHLAQKDKGAGIAMVCTFGDTTDVVWWRELQLPNRAILGFDGRVRSDEPAWIESATGKALYAEMAGKTVFSAKKVVVDALTESGELVGDVKTINHPVKFFEKGDKPLEIVSTRQWYIVNGARDEALKTTLRARGEEIAFHPDFMRVRYDNWVGGLSGDWLISRQRFFGVPIPVWYPLDADGNPVFDQPIVPTEAQLPVDPSSDPAPGYSEDQRGVAGGFQGELDVMDTWATSSLTPQLAGKWETDPALYDLVYPYDVRPQAQDIIRTWLFTTVLRSQLEADTVPWKHASISGFIVDPDRKKMSKSKGNVVTPLSILEQHGADAVRYWAASSKLGTDAAFDPQNPKQIKVGRRLAIKVLNAAKFVYGFPLPEGATSVTEALDVDMLAELGAVVEQATAAFDGFDHARALEITERFFWTFCDDYLELVKERAYGTAADATHETQASAVLALRGAIDVLLRLLAPFLPYATEEVWAWTHETSVHRASWPTAADLPTDAAPTGLLAAVGQALIGIRGAKTSAKASQKTPVTRAVVEAPAETRALIERAAVDLAAVGRIENLSFVDGDELAVTEIELAEQQA; translated from the coding sequence ATGACCAAGCCCATGCCCGAGAAGCCCAGCGTCGACGGACTCGAGCAGGTCTGGGGGCCGGTCTGGGAGCAGGACGGCACCTACCGCTTCGACCGTGACGCCGCCGGCCACCGCGACGCCGTCTACTCGATCGACACCCCGCCGCCGACCGCCTCCGGATCGCTGCACATCGGGCACGTCTTCTCGTACACGCACACCGACCTCAAGGCGCGGTTCGAGCGCATGCGGGGCAAGCACGTCTTCTACCCGATGGGCTGGGACGACAACGGCCTGCCGACCGAGCGCCGCGTACAGAACTACTACGGTGTGCGCTGCGACCCGACCCTCCCCTACGACCCCGACTTCACGCCGCCGTTCGAGGGCGGCGACGGCAAGTCGTCGAAGGCCGCCGACCAGCTGCCGATCTCGCGCCGCAACTTCATCGCGCTGTGCGACCAGCTGACCGTGCAGGACGAGCAGCAGTTCGAGGAGCTCTTCCGCACCCTCGGCCTGTCGGTGGACTGGACGCAGTCGTACCGCACCATCGACGACACCTCGCGGGCCAGCGCCCAGCGAGCCTTTCTCCGCAACCTCGAGCGCGGCGAGGCCTACCAGGCCGACGCCCCGACCCTGTGGGACGTCACGTTCCGCACCGCGGTCGCGCAGGCCGAGCTCGAGGACAAGGAGATGCCCGGCGCGTACCACGGCATCGCGTTCCACCGTGCGGACGGCGGCGACGACGTCGTGATCCAGACGACCCGTCCCGAGCTGCTGCCGGCGTGCGTCGCCCTCGTCGCACACCCGGACGACGAACGGTTCCAGGACCTGTTCGGCACCACGGTCCGTTCCCCCCTGTTCGACGTCGAGGTCCCGGTGCTCGCACACCACCTGGCGCAGAAGGACAAGGGCGCCGGCATCGCGATGGTCTGCACCTTCGGCGACACCACCGACGTGGTCTGGTGGCGCGAGCTGCAGCTGCCGAACCGCGCGATCCTCGGCTTCGACGGCCGTGTCCGTTCCGACGAGCCCGCGTGGATCGAATCGGCGACCGGCAAGGCGCTCTACGCCGAGATGGCCGGCAAGACCGTGTTCTCGGCGAAGAAGGTCGTCGTGGACGCCCTGACCGAGTCCGGCGAGCTGGTGGGCGACGTCAAGACGATCAACCACCCGGTGAAGTTCTTCGAGAAGGGCGACAAGCCCCTCGAGATCGTCTCGACCCGCCAGTGGTACATCGTCAATGGTGCCCGCGACGAAGCCCTGAAGACGACGCTCCGCGCCCGCGGCGAGGAGATCGCGTTCCACCCGGACTTCATGCGCGTCCGGTACGACAACTGGGTCGGTGGCCTGTCCGGCGACTGGCTCATCTCGCGCCAGCGCTTCTTCGGCGTGCCGATCCCGGTCTGGTACCCGCTCGACGCCGACGGTAACCCGGTGTTCGACCAGCCGATCGTCCCGACCGAGGCGCAGCTGCCCGTTGACCCGTCGTCCGACCCGGCGCCCGGCTACTCCGAGGACCAGCGCGGCGTCGCCGGCGGGTTCCAGGGTGAGCTCGACGTCATGGACACCTGGGCCACCTCGTCGCTCACCCCGCAGCTCGCGGGCAAGTGGGAGACCGACCCGGCACTGTACGACCTGGTGTACCCGTACGACGTCCGCCCGCAGGCGCAGGACATCATCCGCACGTGGCTCTTCACGACGGTGCTCCGCAGCCAGCTCGAAGCGGACACCGTGCCGTGGAAGCACGCGAGCATCTCGGGCTTCATCGTCGACCCCGACCGCAAGAAGATGTCGAAGTCGAAGGGCAACGTCGTCACGCCGCTGTCGATCCTCGAGCAGCACGGCGCCGACGCGGTCCGCTACTGGGCGGCCTCGTCCAAGCTCGGCACCGACGCGGCGTTCGACCCGCAGAACCCGAAGCAGATCAAGGTCGGTCGTCGTCTGGCGATCAAGGTGCTGAACGCCGCGAAGTTCGTCTACGGCTTCCCGCTGCCCGAGGGCGCCACGAGCGTGACCGAGGCGCTCGACGTCGACATGCTCGCCGAGCTCGGTGCGGTCGTCGAGCAGGCCACCGCCGCGTTCGACGGGTTCGACCACGCCCGTGCGCTCGAGATCACGGAGCGGTTCTTCTGGACCTTCTGCGACGACTACCTCGAGCTCGTGAAGGAGCGTGCCTACGGCACGGCCGCCGACGCGACGCACGAGACCCAGGCGAGCGCGGTCCTGGCCCTGCGCGGCGCGATCGACGTGCTGCTCCGACTGCTGGCACCGTTCCTCCCGTACGCGACGGAAGAGGTGTGGGCCTGGACCCACGAGACCAGCGTGCACCGGGCCTCCTGGCCGACCGCGGCCGACCTGCCCACCGACGCGGCCCCCACCGGGCTGCTCGCGGCCGTCGGACAGGCGCTCATCGGGATCCGTGGGGCGAAGACGTCGGCGAAGGCGTCCCAGAAGACGCCCGTCACGCGTGCCGTCGTCGAGGCGCCGGCCGAGACGCGGGCGCTCATCGAGCGCGCGGCGGTCGACCTGGCGGCCGTCGGCCGCATCGAGAACCTGTCGTTCGTCGACGGCGACGAGCTCGCCGTCACCGAGATCGAGCTCGCGGAACAGCAGGCGTAA
- the proP gene encoding glycine betaine/L-proline transporter ProP gives MAPNDAPHPHGDRPQPHGDRPLRSKGAAKRARRKLTKDDVTVVEESLLKRAVAAAALGNAMEWFDFGIFAYLTVTISQVFLPQGDPAANIVATFGFFAAAFIVRPIGGAVFGPIGDRIGRQKVLALTMILMAAGTLMIGLIPSYDSIGFWAPVLLLVARFVQGFSTGGEYGGAATFIAEYSPDKRRGFMGSWLEFGTLAGYVLGASIVTGLQFGLSEDALLSWGWRIPFIIAGPLGLIGLYLRLKLEETPAFQKQQEQAAEREGQKTPFLKLFAENWRALIICIGLVLVFNVTDYMLLSYMPTYLEQNLGQNATFGLILIVVVMLLMMVVITFGGRLSDKFGRRPVLAAGCIGFILLSWPALKLVQTGTGVGVFSGLLILGVVLVTFTSTMPSTLPALFPTIIRYGALAIAFNVSVSLFGGTTPLATSALINAAKDAGYGWAEDIPAFYLMLAAVIGLVAVYFTKETAATPLMGSGPTVGSEDEVAGVIDDYNDPTSEFAQSDWAKEFATSEIPIISGDAAKKESADS, from the coding sequence TTGGCACCGAACGACGCACCCCACCCGCACGGCGATCGGCCGCAGCCGCACGGCGACCGACCGCTGCGCTCGAAGGGCGCTGCGAAGCGCGCTCGGCGCAAGCTGACGAAGGACGACGTCACCGTCGTCGAGGAGTCGCTGCTCAAGCGCGCCGTGGCGGCCGCCGCCCTCGGCAACGCGATGGAGTGGTTCGACTTCGGCATCTTCGCGTACCTGACCGTCACGATCTCGCAGGTCTTCCTGCCGCAGGGCGACCCGGCCGCGAACATCGTCGCGACCTTCGGGTTCTTCGCCGCGGCGTTCATCGTCCGACCGATCGGTGGCGCCGTCTTCGGTCCGATCGGCGACCGGATCGGCCGGCAGAAGGTCCTCGCGCTGACGATGATCCTGATGGCCGCCGGCACGCTGATGATCGGCCTGATCCCGTCGTACGACTCGATCGGCTTCTGGGCTCCGGTCCTGCTGCTCGTGGCCCGCTTCGTGCAGGGCTTCTCGACCGGCGGTGAGTACGGCGGCGCCGCGACCTTCATCGCCGAGTACTCGCCCGACAAGCGTCGTGGGTTCATGGGCTCGTGGCTCGAGTTCGGCACCCTCGCCGGCTACGTGCTCGGCGCGTCGATCGTCACCGGCCTGCAGTTCGGCCTGTCCGAGGACGCCCTGCTCAGCTGGGGCTGGCGCATCCCGTTCATCATCGCGGGCCCGCTCGGACTGATCGGCCTGTACCTGCGGCTCAAGCTCGAGGAGACCCCGGCCTTCCAGAAGCAGCAGGAGCAGGCCGCCGAGCGCGAGGGACAGAAGACCCCGTTCCTCAAGCTCTTCGCCGAGAACTGGCGCGCACTCATCATCTGCATCGGCCTGGTCCTGGTCTTCAACGTGACCGACTACATGCTGCTGTCGTACATGCCGACCTACCTCGAGCAGAACCTCGGCCAGAACGCCACGTTCGGCCTCATCCTGATCGTCGTCGTGATGCTGCTCATGATGGTCGTCATCACGTTCGGTGGCCGGCTGTCCGACAAGTTCGGTCGTCGCCCGGTCCTCGCGGCCGGCTGCATCGGCTTCATCCTGCTGTCCTGGCCGGCGCTCAAGCTCGTCCAGACCGGCACGGGCGTCGGGGTGTTCTCCGGCCTGCTCATCCTCGGTGTGGTGCTCGTGACGTTCACCTCGACCATGCCGTCGACGCTGCCCGCGCTGTTCCCGACGATCATCCGCTACGGCGCCCTGGCGATCGCGTTCAACGTCTCGGTGTCGCTGTTCGGTGGGACCACCCCGCTCGCGACCTCGGCGCTCATCAACGCCGCGAAGGACGCCGGCTACGGCTGGGCCGAGGACATCCCCGCGTTCTACCTGATGCTGGCCGCCGTCATCGGCCTCGTCGCGGTGTACTTCACCAAGGAGACCGCCGCCACCCCGCTCATGGGCTCCGGCCCGACGGTCGGTTCCGAGGACGAGGTCGCCGGCGTGATCGACGACTACAACGACCCGACGTCGGAGTTCGCGCAGTCCGACTGGGCGAAGGAGTTCGCGACGAGTGAGATCCCGATCATCTCGGGTGACGCGGCGAAGAAGGAGTCCGCGGACTCCTGA
- a CDS encoding ABC transporter ATP-binding protein yields the protein MTTVLEVQALHVAIAGTPIVRDVALRVDAGECVALVGASGSGKTVTARAALGLSAPGSAVRADALTVAGLDVRAFSDRRWRQVRGSRVGYVGQEALGALDPLRPVGREVADSLRLHTEMGAAERVDAVRDALRAVGLDPDIATDGRLAGTLSGGMRQRALIAAATIGSPALVVADEPTTALDAGVAVTVMEQLRAAQQRGAGLLVITHDLGLVAGWADRVAVMHEGRIVEQGPVAAVLQDPQHAATQALVRAASHGARSRRDAVVRCEVPDMVRGAADRTEHGTPHGTEATSHGARGVLVAAGLARGYEGVRAVDDVSFGLDRGRVLGVIGASGSGKTTLARMLLGLETPDAGTVALDGAPWVPLPEHDRRPRRHRVAAVVQDPGATFDERWSVERVLADAFSRGDDRRARGSLAARVDAALRQVDLDPALRPRSPLTLSGGQRQRLAIARALATDPEVIVLDEPVTALDATVQDAVLTLLERLRDDTGVAMVFVSHDLRAVRRMADDVLVVHRGAVVEHGAAATVFARPAHPVTAHLLQAAERLAAGPGPRP from the coding sequence ATGACCACCGTCCTCGAGGTCCAGGCGCTGCACGTCGCCATCGCGGGCACGCCGATCGTGCGCGACGTCGCCCTGCGGGTCGACGCCGGCGAGTGCGTCGCCCTGGTCGGCGCGTCCGGCTCCGGCAAGACCGTCACCGCCCGCGCCGCGCTCGGTCTGTCCGCACCCGGCTCCGCCGTCCGCGCCGACGCCCTCACCGTCGCTGGCCTCGACGTCCGCGCCTTCTCCGATCGTCGGTGGCGCCAGGTGCGCGGGTCGCGGGTCGGCTACGTCGGTCAGGAGGCCCTGGGCGCGTTGGACCCGCTGCGCCCGGTCGGGCGCGAGGTCGCCGACAGCCTCCGCCTGCACACCGAGATGGGTGCGGCCGAGCGCGTGGACGCCGTGCGCGATGCCCTGCGTGCGGTGGGCCTCGACCCGGACATCGCGACCGACGGCCGACTCGCCGGCACGCTGTCGGGCGGGATGCGGCAGCGAGCCCTCATCGCGGCGGCCACCATCGGGTCACCGGCGCTCGTGGTCGCCGACGAGCCCACGACCGCACTGGACGCCGGGGTCGCGGTCACCGTGATGGAGCAGCTCCGGGCGGCGCAGCAGCGTGGGGCGGGACTGCTCGTCATCACGCACGACCTCGGGCTCGTCGCAGGGTGGGCCGACCGGGTGGCCGTCATGCACGAGGGGCGGATCGTCGAGCAGGGGCCGGTCGCCGCGGTGTTGCAGGATCCGCAGCACGCCGCGACGCAGGCCCTGGTGCGCGCTGCCTCGCACGGTGCGAGGTCCCGCCGCGATGCTGTCGTCCGGTGCGAGGTTCCGGACATGGTGCGAGGCGCTGCGGATCGCACGGAACACGGAACCCCGCACGGAACAGAGGCGACCTCGCACGGTGCGAGGGGCGTCCTCGTCGCCGCGGGCCTCGCGCGCGGGTACGAGGGCGTCCGCGCCGTCGACGACGTGTCGTTCGGGCTCGACCGCGGGCGGGTGCTCGGGGTGATCGGCGCCTCCGGGTCGGGCAAGACCACCCTGGCGCGGATGCTGCTCGGGCTCGAGACGCCCGACGCCGGCACCGTCGCACTCGACGGAGCGCCCTGGGTGCCACTCCCCGAACACGACCGACGACCCCGGCGCCACCGCGTCGCGGCCGTCGTGCAGGACCCCGGTGCCACGTTCGACGAACGGTGGTCGGTCGAACGGGTCCTCGCCGACGCGTTCTCGCGGGGCGACGACCGCCGCGCCCGTGGCTCCCTCGCCGCCCGGGTGGACGCAGCGCTGCGACAGGTCGACCTCGACCCGGCGCTCCGGCCGCGGTCGCCGCTGACCCTGTCCGGTGGGCAACGGCAGCGACTCGCGATCGCCCGGGCGTTGGCCACCGACCCGGAGGTGATCGTCCTCGACGAGCCGGTCACCGCCCTCGACGCCACCGTGCAGGACGCCGTGCTGACCCTGCTCGAGCGACTCCGCGACGACACCGGCGTGGCGATGGTGTTCGTGTCGCACGACCTCCGGGCCGTGCGCCGGATGGCCGACGACGTGCTGGTCGTACACCGGGGCGCGGTCGTCGAGCACGGGGCCGCCGCGACGGTGTTCGCGCGCCCGGCGCACCCGGTGACCGCGCACCTGCTGCAGGCGGCCGAGCGGCTCGCCGCCGGGCCCGGACCACGGCCCTGA
- a CDS encoding ABC transporter permease — translation MSGIAEPSLLAGEPVDGRPAAARRRRRGLGVPGAVAGAVVLLAVVAAAWPALLGGADPLAVHPSEALLAPSGAHPFGTDESGRDVLSRVVAGTRASLVVGVAATLIGGGTGVVLGVVAGLGAGAGRVGRLLDAVIGRVTEVAFALPLLLVALVGIAVTGPGPVPAVLAVGFATAPGYARIVRGLVRAARSSQVVETAVLLGRSPVRIVVRHVLPTALWPVVAVATLGVGQAIVWASALSYLGVGTPPPAPEWGAMLADGRTYLQTAPWMSTFPGLAIVVLATAVTVLGRAIRRTGVVR, via the coding sequence GTGAGCGGCATCGCCGAGCCGAGCCTCCTGGCCGGTGAACCGGTCGACGGACGTCCGGCAGCAGCACGTCGCCGGCGGCGGGGCCTCGGCGTCCCCGGCGCCGTCGCGGGCGCCGTGGTCCTGCTCGCCGTCGTGGCGGCCGCGTGGCCGGCGCTGCTCGGCGGCGCGGACCCGCTCGCGGTGCACCCGTCCGAGGCGCTCCTCGCACCGAGCGGCGCGCACCCCTTCGGCACCGATGAATCCGGACGCGACGTCCTGTCCCGGGTCGTCGCCGGCACGCGGGCCTCGCTCGTGGTCGGTGTGGCCGCGACCCTGATCGGCGGCGGGACCGGCGTCGTCCTCGGGGTCGTCGCCGGACTGGGCGCCGGCGCCGGACGTGTCGGCCGACTGCTCGACGCCGTGATCGGCCGCGTCACCGAGGTCGCCTTCGCCCTGCCGCTGCTGCTCGTCGCCCTGGTGGGCATCGCCGTCACCGGGCCCGGCCCGGTCCCCGCCGTGCTCGCCGTCGGCTTCGCCACCGCCCCCGGCTACGCCCGCATCGTCCGTGGTCTGGTCCGCGCGGCCCGGTCGTCGCAGGTCGTCGAGACCGCCGTGCTGCTCGGCCGCTCCCCCGTCCGCATCGTGGTCCGGCACGTCCTGCCGACCGCACTCTGGCCCGTCGTCGCCGTCGCCACGCTCGGCGTCGGACAGGCGATCGTCTGGGCCTCGGCGCTGAGCTACCTCGGTGTCGGGACACCGCCCCCGGCTCCGGAGTGGGGCGCGATGCTCGCCGACGGCCGGACCTACCTGCAGACCGCACCGTGGATGAGCACCTTCCCCGGGCTCGCCATCGTGGTGCTCGCGACCGCCGTCACCGTGCTCGGTCGCGCGATCCGCCGAACAGGAGTCGTCCGATGA
- a CDS encoding ABC transporter permease subunit translates to MPWVWWAVRRLAGGIGVLWAVATIVFVAIRLIPGDPALAILGGPGSQASAEAVAQVRHEYGLDQPVLVQYAVFLGRLATLQLGDSYAFRTPVATLLGQQLPVTLTLAVAGLVVAWALAIVAAWWSTQRGRFAAGLTSALSVTASVMPHFWLGSVLIVVFASALGWVPAVSDGTARGWVLPVLTVAVPVAGYLAETVRDGVVDAQRSAFALAARGRGETRLGLFARHLLRHAALPGIALSAWAFGSLVSGAVVVESVFALPGIGRALVTAVTQRDMPLVAGIALVSAAAYVVVLAVADLVERVVDPRTGGPRTGAPRAGGRRTGGPRTGAPRTGGPRTGAPRATRRRGPGPEAAAR, encoded by the coding sequence ATGCCCTGGGTGTGGTGGGCCGTCCGACGGCTCGCGGGCGGGATCGGCGTGCTCTGGGCCGTCGCGACGATCGTGTTCGTCGCGATCCGGCTCATCCCCGGCGACCCCGCACTCGCGATCCTCGGCGGCCCGGGCTCGCAGGCCTCCGCCGAGGCCGTCGCCCAGGTCCGGCACGAGTACGGCCTCGACCAGCCGGTGCTCGTGCAGTACGCGGTGTTCCTCGGCCGCCTCGCCACCCTGCAGCTCGGTGACTCGTACGCCTTCCGCACCCCGGTCGCGACGCTGCTCGGTCAGCAGCTCCCCGTCACGCTGACCCTGGCGGTCGCCGGGCTCGTCGTGGCCTGGGCTCTGGCGATCGTCGCGGCGTGGTGGTCGACGCAGCGCGGTCGGTTCGCCGCAGGACTGACGAGCGCGCTGAGCGTCACCGCGAGCGTGATGCCGCACTTCTGGCTCGGCAGCGTGCTCATCGTGGTGTTCGCGAGCGCCCTCGGCTGGGTGCCGGCGGTCAGCGACGGCACCGCGCGGGGTTGGGTGCTCCCGGTGCTGACGGTGGCCGTGCCGGTGGCCGGGTACCTCGCCGAGACCGTGCGGGACGGGGTGGTCGACGCGCAGCGGTCCGCGTTCGCCCTCGCCGCCCGGGGCCGCGGTGAGACCCGCCTCGGGCTCTTCGCCCGGCACCTGCTCCGCCACGCGGCGCTGCCCGGGATCGCCCTGTCCGCTTGGGCCTTCGGGTCCCTCGTGTCCGGCGCCGTCGTCGTCGAGTCCGTGTTCGCGCTGCCCGGCATCGGTCGCGCCCTGGTGACCGCGGTGACGCAGCGGGACATGCCGCTCGTCGCCGGCATCGCGCTGGTGTCCGCCGCCGCCTACGTCGTGGTGCTCGCGGTTGCCGACCTCGTCGAACGTGTCGTCGACCCGCGCACCGGCGGCCCGCGCACCGGCGCCCCGCGCGCCGGCGGCCGGCGCACCGGAGGCCCGCGCACCGGCGCCCCGCGCACCGGAGGCCCGCGCACCGGCGCCCCGCGAGCCACGCGACGCCGTGGACCCGGCCCCGAGGCGGCGGCGCGGTGA
- a CDS encoding ABC transporter substrate-binding protein, producing the protein MILDSVQKTVAAVASATAVVLVLAGCSGAGTSTTSSKPVSGGTLTYASGDAEPTCLDPHVGGNYPQALLATQYIEELVGLEDGEPTPELATKWTTSDDGKTLTFTLRDDVTFTDGTPFDAAAVVANIEHVQDPATASSTGYLALQSITKATATDDHTVTLSLSRPDSALLESFSQPWVGMESPKALERKQATNCESPVGTGPFEVTGWKHGDRVTLTKNSDYWGKTKPRLSGITWRFLPDSTSRYAALQSGQVDVIDNAQPDQLKAASAKGAIRDLDAPRPGASNRLELNSGNGVFRDEAVRQAFIAGAEIDPGLQSLFLGTAKRSYSVLSSAEPLAYSEKSRFDYSPSKAKQLLDDAGWKVGSDGIRQKDGKQLTVTFPVSTNQSVPAERSLFQQIQASEKAVGFKVVLDELDLSSWYAALAANEYDVVSAPYTKVGPDVLRILYDSASIEPAPSGYFANLAQLDDPALDTLLEQAARTSDADERADLYQQAQKTILASDTVLPLYDQQNHFLVRSAVHGIQTTSVSTPWFGTAWIDR; encoded by the coding sequence ATGATCTTGGACTCAGTACAGAAAACCGTCGCCGCCGTCGCGAGCGCCACCGCCGTCGTCCTCGTCCTCGCGGGCTGCAGCGGTGCCGGGACGAGCACCACGAGCAGCAAACCGGTGAGCGGTGGGACCCTGACGTACGCCTCGGGCGACGCCGAGCCCACCTGCCTCGACCCACACGTCGGCGGCAACTACCCGCAGGCGCTCCTGGCGACGCAGTACATCGAGGAGCTCGTCGGGCTCGAGGACGGCGAGCCGACGCCCGAGCTCGCGACGAAGTGGACCACGAGCGACGACGGCAAGACCCTCACCTTCACGCTGCGCGACGACGTCACCTTCACCGACGGCACCCCGTTCGACGCCGCCGCCGTCGTGGCGAACATCGAGCACGTGCAGGACCCGGCCACCGCGTCGAGCACCGGCTACCTGGCGCTGCAGTCCATCACGAAGGCGACGGCCACCGACGACCACACCGTGACGCTCTCGCTGAGCCGTCCGGACAGCGCGCTGCTCGAGTCGTTCTCGCAGCCCTGGGTCGGCATGGAGTCCCCGAAGGCGCTCGAGCGCAAGCAGGCGACGAACTGCGAGTCCCCCGTCGGCACCGGCCCGTTCGAGGTCACCGGATGGAAGCACGGCGACCGCGTCACCCTGACGAAGAACAGCGACTACTGGGGGAAGACGAAGCCGCGGCTGTCCGGCATCACGTGGCGATTCCTGCCCGACTCGACGTCGCGCTACGCGGCGCTGCAGTCCGGCCAGGTCGACGTCATCGACAACGCGCAGCCCGACCAGCTCAAGGCTGCGTCGGCGAAGGGCGCCATCCGCGACCTCGACGCCCCGCGCCCCGGTGCCTCGAACCGCCTCGAACTGAACTCCGGCAACGGCGTGTTCCGCGACGAGGCCGTGCGCCAGGCGTTCATCGCCGGCGCGGAGATCGACCCCGGCCTGCAGTCGCTGTTCCTCGGCACGGCGAAGCGCTCGTACTCCGTGCTCTCGAGCGCCGAACCGCTGGCGTACTCCGAGAAGAGCCGGTTCGACTACTCGCCGTCGAAGGCGAAGCAACTGCTCGACGACGCCGGCTGGAAGGTCGGGTCGGACGGCATCCGGCAGAAGGACGGCAAGCAGCTCACCGTGACGTTCCCGGTGTCGACGAACCAGTCGGTGCCGGCCGAGCGCAGCCTGTTCCAGCAGATCCAGGCGTCCGAGAAGGCCGTCGGGTTCAAGGTCGTGCTCGACGAGCTCGACCTCTCCAGCTGGTACGCGGCCCTCGCGGCGAACGAGTACGACGTGGTCAGCGCCCCGTACACGAAGGTCGGCCCCGACGTCCTGCGGATCCTGTACGACAGCGCGAGCATCGAGCCGGCGCCGTCCGGGTACTTCGCGAACCTCGCGCAGCTCGACGACCCCGCGCTCGACACCCTGCTCGAGCAGGCGGCCCGCACCTCGGACGCCGACGAGCGCGCCGACCTGTACCAGCAGGCACAGAAGACGATCCTGGCGAGCGACACCGTGCTGCCCCTCTACGACCAGCAGAACCACTTCCTGGTGCGCTCGGCCGTGCACGGCATCCAGACGACCTCGGTGTCCACGCCCTGGTTCGGCACGGCCTGGATCGACCGCTGA
- a CDS encoding TetR/AcrR family transcriptional regulator, with product MDEPIRRGGRPRRSSAEVLADAAAELFLEQGYGRTTVDQIAVRAGVSRATFFNYFTAKSDVMWLELDAAVAGLPGYLAASTEPSAVRAVEQALLAAARAHDPERVPWAVAQAEVMGIGSELVAGVAVRVMAQHGAVAAFVAGRTGEQPGSLWPQTVSGAVLGAAAAAFGVWVADGVARRPLVEYVAAALTPVVAGLDAR from the coding sequence ATGGATGAACCGATCCGCCGCGGTGGCCGACCTCGACGCTCGAGCGCCGAGGTCCTCGCGGACGCCGCTGCCGAGCTGTTCCTCGAGCAGGGGTACGGACGCACCACGGTCGACCAGATCGCCGTGCGTGCGGGGGTCAGTCGCGCGACGTTCTTCAACTACTTCACGGCGAAGTCGGACGTGATGTGGCTCGAGCTCGACGCCGCGGTCGCGGGGCTGCCCGGGTACCTGGCGGCCTCGACCGAACCCAGTGCGGTGCGTGCGGTGGAGCAGGCCCTGCTCGCCGCGGCCCGGGCCCACGACCCCGAGCGGGTGCCGTGGGCGGTCGCGCAGGCCGAGGTGATGGGCATCGGCTCCGAGCTCGTCGCCGGGGTCGCCGTCCGGGTGATGGCGCAGCACGGGGCCGTCGCCGCCTTCGTGGCGGGGCGCACGGGGGAGCAGCCGGGGTCGCTCTGGCCGCAGACCGTGTCGGGCGCGGTGCTCGGGGCGGCTGCTGCGGCGTTCGGGGTGTGGGTCGCCGACGGGGTGGCTCGTCGGCCGCTCGTCGAGTACGTCGCGGCGGCGCTGACCCCGGTGGTCGCCGGCCTCGACGCGCGCTGA